The Pseudomonadota bacterium genome contains the following window.
AGCAAGGGTCTCGCGCGCAGCGAGGCTGCGAGTCAGCGTCACGATGGCTATGTCGAAGGGGTGAAGGTGGGCAAGGAGATCGCTGGTCGCGCTGACAAGCCCAGCGCGCGTGAAAATCTCAATGCCGCGATTCATGCTACCGAGTGGAGGGTTCAGCAGCAGAAAGAGGGGATCAAGGACGAGCCGGAGCCGTTTCGACAAGGGTGGAAGGCTGGGGTAGACAACGCCATTCGAGCTGAGTTCATCGCGGCGCTTCCGCCTCCGCCTCCCCCACCGTCACCGGAAGAGCACCACAGCCGAACCTCCGGGGCGCATCTCGAAACCGTCTACTACGTCATTCTCTACGATGGCAGCGATGACGAGGCCCAGGACGAGATGGTGAAGGCGCAGCGGGCGGGCCTGCCGGCCAGGGTCTTTGAATCGCGCGAGCTTCCTGTGACGGGACCTCCGGCAACCCTGGTGGCCATCGGACCCTTCAAGACGCCGGGAATCACGCAGGGGTGGTGGTTCGGTCACACAGGGCGGGATTCCCGGATGCGTATTCGGTGCGGGGGCGCGAGTGAGGGGGCAAGAGGTGCACCAGCATGGCGTCGGATCGGATTGTACAGATACGCCAATCTATCTACGGGGGGGAGCGACAGCATCATTGGTGCGCAATCGTGAAGAACATGCAACCGCCGACCTTTGGGGCGATACAAGACCCGCCGAGCGTCTGAGCCTGCTGGCCGAGGGGGCGCGGGTCTTGCTCGACCGCATCGGCACGCTCGAGGCCGAGCGCCGTGAAGACGCCGCGCGCTACGAAAAGAAGCAGCGCAAGGCGCTGCTCGACCTGCTCACGGTGGTCGACACCTTCGACGATGTGGCGACCTCGCTCGAGTCGTTGAAAGCCCAGGTTGCGCCCGTGCAGCAACGCGTGTTCGGCCGGCTGCGCATCGTGGCGAAGCAGCTGGGCCGCTGGCTGGCCGATCAGGGGGTCGAAGGGTACGAGGCCGAGGGCGAGTTCGACCCCACGCGCCATGTCATCGTCGACACCGAGTTCGATGCCGCAAAGCCACCCGGCGTCATCATTTGTCAGGTCAAACGCGGATACTGTCTGCACGGCGATGTGCTGCGCGCGGCGCATGTGGTGGTGAGCACCGATGACGAGAATCATCCGACTTCGATTGAAACCGAAAAGGGGTTGTGAGCATGGGACGCAAGATCGGCATCGACCTGGGAACCACCAACACCGTGGTGGCCATCGCTGATGGCAAGCAGCCGCGGGTGCTTCGCAACCGCGAGGGCGAGGAGATGACCGTTTCGGTGGTGTCGGTTCCCCGCCGGGGTCAGGCGGGTGAGCTGCTGGTGGGCACGCCGGCCTACGTCAACTGGAAGTCGATGCCAAGGGATACCGTGCTCTCGGTGAAGCGTCTCATGGGCCGGGGCTTCGAAGACGAGGCGGTGCAGAAGCTGCGTCAGCGCGCGCTGTTCGAGATCAAGTCGCCCGACGACGGCACGCCCCAGAGCCTTCGCGTGGTGCTGGCGGGCCGTGAGTACTCGCCCGTGCAGATCTCGGCCGAGATTCTGAAGAAGGTGAAGGCCGACGCCGAGGCGCGCCTCGATGGCGAGGCGGTGACCCATGCTGTCATCACCGTGCCCGCCTACTTCAGCGAGGTGCAGCGCAGGGCCACCCGAGACGCCGCGAATCTGGCGGGGCTTCAGGTCATCCAGATTCTCGATGAGCCTACCGCCGCCGCCATTGCCTTCGGTCTCGAGCGCCCCTCTGAAGAGCCGCGAACCCTGCTGGTGTATGACTTCGGGGGCGGCACCTTCGACATCTCCATTCTCACCTGGGCGGGAAACGTGTTCGTGCCCATGAACCTCGAGGGCGACATGTGGCTCGGGGGCGACGACCTCGACGACGTCATCATCGACATGGTAGCCAGCGCGGTGAAGGCGTCTGACGGGTACGACATTCGCGGTAACGCCCGGCTGCTGGTCGAGGTCAAGCAAGAGGCGCGGCGGCTGAAAGAGATGCTGAGCGCAAGCGACAGGGGCGAGATTCTCATCTCCACGGCCGAGGTCGACATCGATTTCCAGATC
Protein-coding sequences here:
- the grpE gene encoding nucleotide exchange factor GrpE translates to MPGCVFGAGARVRGQEVHQHGVGSDCTDTPIYLRGGATASLVRNREEHATADLWGDTRPAERLSLLAEGARVLLDRIGTLEAERREDAARYEKKQRKALLDLLTVVDTFDDVATSLESLKAQVAPVQQRVFGRLRIVAKQLGRWLADQGVEGYEAEGEFDPTRHVIVDTEFDAAKPPGVIICQVKRGYCLHGDVLRAAHVVVSTDDENHPTSIETEKGL
- a CDS encoding Hsp70 family protein, with protein sequence MSMGRKIGIDLGTTNTVVAIADGKQPRVLRNREGEEMTVSVVSVPRRGQAGELLVGTPAYVNWKSMPRDTVLSVKRLMGRGFEDEAVQKLRQRALFEIKSPDDGTPQSLRVVLAGREYSPVQISAEILKKVKADAEARLDGEAVTHAVITVPAYFSEVQRRATRDAANLAGLQVIQILDEPTAAAIAFGLERPSEEPRTLLVYDFGGGTFDISILTWAGNVFVPMNLEGDMWLGGDDLDDVIIDMVASAVKASDGYDIRGNARLLVEVKQEARRLKEMLSASDRGEILISTAEVDIDFQITRRDFELAILPLVATFRRCACGQSNDCDALTCHRCQVAIGNLPVEDGRAISLVRKALQNASLTLGDI